One Mycolicibacterium goodii genomic region harbors:
- a CDS encoding SDR family oxidoreductase, translating to MKITVFGATGLIGSKVVARLTEAGHDVVAAARNTGADVVTGEGLVDALAGAEVLVDVVNSPSFADDAVMDFFTASTRNLAAAAKQTGTEHYVALSIVGCDGLPESGYMRAKVAQEKEIAASGLNYTIVRATQFHEFAEAITQTLVTGDEVRVPDGRIQLIASDEVSAEVARAAQTAAVNGIVNIGGPDKLSFADMAKAVLAAHGETKPVVIDAQATYFGTPVDDNSLVTGDDGKLATIRFADWLAGR from the coding sequence ATGAAGATCACAGTGTTCGGGGCCACTGGACTGATCGGGTCGAAAGTCGTCGCACGACTCACCGAGGCCGGACACGATGTCGTGGCCGCGGCGCGCAACACGGGTGCCGACGTCGTCACCGGGGAGGGTCTCGTCGATGCGCTCGCAGGCGCCGAGGTACTGGTCGACGTCGTGAACTCGCCTTCCTTCGCCGACGACGCCGTCATGGACTTCTTCACCGCCTCGACCCGGAACCTGGCCGCCGCGGCCAAGCAGACCGGCACCGAGCACTACGTCGCGTTGTCCATCGTCGGTTGCGACGGGCTGCCCGAGAGCGGCTACATGCGGGCCAAGGTCGCGCAGGAAAAGGAGATCGCCGCCTCCGGGTTGAACTACACGATCGTGCGTGCCACCCAGTTCCACGAGTTCGCCGAGGCCATCACCCAGACCCTGGTCACCGGCGACGAGGTACGCGTGCCCGACGGCCGCATCCAGCTGATCGCCTCCGACGAGGTCTCTGCCGAGGTGGCGCGCGCCGCTCAGACCGCCGCGGTCAACGGCATCGTGAACATCGGTGGGCCGGACAAGCTCTCGTTCGCAGACATGGCCAAGGCCGTGCTGGCGGCCCACGGTGAAACCAAACCCGTCGTGATCGACGCGCAGGCCACCTACTTCGGCACCCCGGTCGATGACAACAGCTTGGTCACCGGCGACGACGGCAAGCTCGCCACGATTCGCTTCGCCGACTGGCTCGCGGGGCGCTGA
- a CDS encoding electron transfer flavoprotein subunit alpha/FixB family protein has translation MAEVLVLVEHADGALKKVSAELITAARALGEPSAVVVGKPGTAAGLTDGLKAAGAAKIYVAESDDVENYLITPYVDVLAGLAESAAPAGVIIAANADGKEIAGRLAARIGSGLLVDVIEVKEGGVGVHSIFGGAFTVDAQVTSETPVITVRPGSVEAVPADGAGEVVNVDVPAQAENATKITKREPAVAGDRPELTEASVVVAGGRGVGSAENFKIVEELADSLGGAVGASRAAVDSGYYPGQFQVGQTGKTVSPQLYIALGISGAIQHRAGMQTSKTIVAVNKDEEAPIFEIADLGIVGDLFKVSPQLTEAIKARKG, from the coding sequence ATGGCTGAAGTACTTGTGCTCGTCGAGCACGCCGACGGTGCGCTGAAGAAAGTCAGCGCCGAACTGATAACCGCCGCCCGCGCACTGGGTGAGCCCTCCGCCGTCGTGGTGGGCAAGCCCGGCACGGCGGCCGGCCTCACCGACGGCCTCAAGGCCGCCGGCGCCGCCAAGATCTACGTCGCCGAGTCCGACGACGTGGAGAACTACCTGATCACGCCGTACGTCGATGTCCTCGCCGGGCTCGCCGAATCGGCCGCCCCGGCCGGTGTGATCATCGCCGCCAACGCCGACGGCAAGGAGATCGCGGGCCGGTTGGCCGCGCGTATCGGCTCCGGTCTGCTGGTCGACGTCATCGAGGTCAAGGAAGGCGGCGTCGGCGTCCACAGCATCTTCGGTGGTGCCTTCACCGTCGATGCGCAGGTCACCAGCGAGACCCCGGTCATCACGGTCCGTCCTGGCTCGGTCGAGGCCGTCCCGGCCGACGGTGCGGGCGAGGTCGTCAACGTCGACGTCCCGGCCCAGGCCGAGAACGCCACCAAGATCACCAAGCGCGAACCCGCTGTCGCCGGTGACCGTCCGGAGCTCACCGAGGCCTCGGTCGTCGTCGCCGGTGGACGTGGTGTCGGCAGCGCCGAGAACTTCAAGATCGTCGAGGAACTCGCCGACTCGCTCGGCGGCGCCGTCGGTGCGTCGCGTGCCGCGGTGGACTCCGGGTACTACCCGGGTCAGTTCCAGGTGGGCCAGACCGGCAAGACCGTCTCGCCGCAGCTGTACATCGCGCTGGGCATCTCCGGCGCGATCCAGCACCGTGCCGGCATGCAGACCTCGAAGACGATCGTCGCGGTGAACAAGGACGAAGAGGCCCCGATCTTCGAGATCGCCGACCTCGGCATCGTCGGTGACCTGTTCAAGGTCAGCCCGCAGCTCACCGAGGCCATCAAGGCTCGCAAGGGCTGA
- a CDS encoding nitroreductase encodes MELEQAVRSRRSTRKFLPDKPVPRELIDEALALAMRAPSNSNVQPWRVYFASGERRERLVAALTAEVQARRPTSLGLPEGFGHLRSQLGALVYGSMGIARSDTEARWAAQLRNWQFFGAPLAGVVCMHRDLGLVDSVGVGMFLQTFLLALTERGIGSCVQVSVAMCADVLRAELDIPDELTVLCGLSIGYPDPSFPANHLDIPRNPVEHNVTFYD; translated from the coding sequence ATGGAACTGGAGCAGGCGGTCCGCAGCCGCCGGTCCACTCGGAAGTTCCTGCCGGACAAGCCCGTGCCGCGCGAGCTGATCGATGAGGCGCTCGCGTTGGCGATGCGGGCCCCCTCGAACTCGAACGTGCAGCCGTGGCGGGTGTACTTCGCCAGCGGGGAGCGCCGCGAACGCCTGGTCGCCGCGCTGACCGCAGAGGTGCAGGCCCGGCGGCCGACGTCGCTTGGCCTGCCGGAAGGTTTCGGCCACCTGCGCTCCCAACTCGGCGCACTGGTGTACGGATCGATGGGCATCGCCCGCTCGGACACCGAGGCGCGGTGGGCCGCACAGCTGCGCAATTGGCAGTTCTTCGGAGCGCCACTGGCAGGCGTGGTCTGCATGCACCGCGACCTCGGCCTCGTCGACAGTGTGGGCGTGGGGATGTTCCTGCAGACCTTCCTGCTGGCGCTCACCGAACGTGGCATCGGCAGCTGCGTGCAGGTGTCGGTCGCGATGTGCGCGGACGTGCTGCGAGCCGAACTCGACATCCCCGACGAACTGACGGTGCTGTGCGGGCTGTCGATCGGCTACCCCGATCCCAGCTTCCCGGCGAATCATCTCGACATCCCGCGTAACCCCGTCGAGCACAACGTCACGTTCTACGACTGA
- a CDS encoding class I SAM-dependent methyltransferase: MSAIMGDPDNALPSALPLTGERTIPGLAEENYWFRRHEVVYQRLADRCAGRDVLEAGCGEGYGADLIADVARHVIGLDYDEATVAHVRARYPRVDVRHGNLAELPLDDASVDVVVNFQVIEHLWDQAQFVSECFRVLRPGGVFLVSTPNRITFSPGRDTPLNPFHTRELDAAELTELLQTAGFGVEDVLGVFHGAGLAELDARHGGSIIEAQVQRAVAGAPWDERLLADVAAVRTADFDLTPAAECNIDDSLDLVAIAVRP; encoded by the coding sequence ATGAGCGCAATCATGGGCGACCCGGATAACGCCCTTCCTTCGGCTTTACCTCTCACCGGCGAGCGGACCATCCCCGGCCTGGCGGAGGAGAACTACTGGTTCCGCCGCCACGAGGTCGTCTATCAACGGCTCGCCGATCGCTGCGCGGGCCGTGACGTCCTCGAGGCCGGGTGCGGTGAGGGTTACGGCGCCGATCTGATCGCCGACGTGGCCCGCCACGTCATCGGCCTTGACTACGACGAGGCGACGGTGGCGCACGTGCGGGCCCGGTACCCGCGCGTGGACGTCCGCCACGGCAATCTCGCGGAACTGCCGCTGGACGACGCCTCGGTCGACGTCGTCGTCAACTTCCAGGTGATCGAACACCTGTGGGATCAGGCACAGTTCGTCTCCGAGTGCTTCCGGGTCCTGCGGCCGGGCGGCGTGTTCCTGGTGTCGACACCCAACCGGATCACGTTCTCCCCCGGTCGCGACACGCCACTGAACCCGTTCCACACCCGGGAACTCGACGCCGCCGAACTCACCGAACTGCTGCAGACCGCCGGCTTCGGTGTAGAGGACGTGCTCGGCGTGTTCCACGGCGCGGGGTTGGCCGAACTCGACGCGCGCCACGGTGGCTCGATCATCGAGGCGCAGGTGCAGCGCGCCGTGGCCGGCGCTCCGTGGGATGAGCGGCTGCTTGCCGACGTCGCGGCGGTGCGCACCGCCGACTTCGATCTCACCCCGGCGGCCGAATGCAACATCGACGACAGTCTGGACCTCGTCGCGATTGCGGTGCGGCCGTGA
- a CDS encoding electron transfer flavoprotein subunit beta/FixA family protein, whose protein sequence is MTNIVVLIKQVPDTWSERKLSDGDFTLDREAADAVLDEINERAVEEALLIKEREGGDSTVTVLTAGPERATEAIRKALSMGADKAVHVKDDGLHGSDLIQTAWTLARALGTIEGTELVIAGNEATDGVGGAVPAVIAEYLGLPQLTHVRKLNVENGKVTAERETDEGVFTLEASLPAVVSVNEKINEPRFPSFKGIMAAKKKEVTVLSLAEIGVEPDEVGVANAGSKVLSSTPKPPKTAGEKVTDEGDGGTKIAEYLVAQKLI, encoded by the coding sequence ATGACGAACATCGTGGTCCTGATCAAACAGGTCCCAGACACATGGTCGGAGCGCAAGCTCTCTGACGGCGATTTCACCCTCGACCGTGAGGCTGCGGACGCCGTGCTGGACGAGATCAACGAGCGTGCCGTGGAAGAGGCGCTGCTGATCAAGGAGCGTGAGGGCGGCGACAGCACTGTCACCGTGCTGACCGCCGGTCCGGAGCGCGCCACCGAGGCGATCCGCAAGGCCCTGTCCATGGGCGCCGACAAGGCTGTGCACGTCAAGGACGACGGCCTGCACGGTTCCGATCTCATCCAGACCGCCTGGACGCTGGCCCGCGCGCTCGGAACCATCGAGGGCACCGAGCTGGTCATCGCGGGTAACGAGGCCACCGACGGTGTCGGCGGCGCGGTTCCCGCGGTCATCGCCGAGTACCTGGGCCTGCCCCAGCTCACGCACGTGCGCAAGCTGAACGTGGAGAACGGCAAGGTCACCGCCGAACGCGAGACCGACGAGGGTGTGTTCACCCTCGAGGCGTCGCTGCCTGCCGTGGTCAGCGTCAACGAGAAGATCAACGAGCCGCGCTTCCCCTCCTTCAAGGGCATCATGGCCGCGAAGAAGAAGGAAGTCACCGTGCTCTCGCTCGCCGAGATCGGAGTCGAGCCGGACGAGGTCGGCGTCGCCAACGCGGGCTCCAAGGTGCTGTCGTCGACCCCCAAGCCGCCGAAGACGGCAGGCGAGAAGGTCACCGACGAAGGCGACGGCGGAACCAAGATCGCCGAGTACCTGGTTGCCCAGAAGCTCATCTAG